A DNA window from Sphingomonas profundi contains the following coding sequences:
- a CDS encoding cytochrome P450 has product MTVQFPPPAAAEPVFAKPAFRAVGARDLAHIPGRKGLPWLGILPEAVADPYRFTRRMHARYGDVHRFYACGNWNVQLVGAEANEFVLFDAAGNFSSAGGWDPVFGRHFQGGLLLRDGADHNRHRKLLAAAFKQHQLEGYLRIFDRVIRADQPEWRQGTIETYGAAQRLGFKIGYASFLGRPEADAQPMDLWSFRSLMRTSTSIVTFPFPGNSEWRAAKAHRHVVGLIDGAMADPLTDSRGDLLANLLRQQDEQGLTREEIVGHMVFVIAASYDALSSGMTSTIFHLSQNPEWQAPLREELTGIIAGPDDVTLANLARCTLADRIFKEALRLNAAAPVLWRRALGDCTFRGVEIPSGTVTGVNPMLTHLLPEIWGEQPSRFDPDHFLPDRVRARHKYAYVPFGGGAHACLGMNYAALEAKLLLRHMLDGRRIEMAQPTAPKFYHWPNARPLGGLKIRLVPVDE; this is encoded by the coding sequence ATGACCGTGCAGTTCCCCCCGCCGGCGGCGGCCGAGCCCGTTTTCGCCAAGCCCGCGTTCCGCGCCGTGGGCGCGCGCGATCTGGCGCATATCCCCGGCCGCAAGGGCCTGCCATGGCTGGGCATCCTGCCCGAAGCCGTCGCCGATCCGTACCGCTTCACCCGGCGGATGCATGCCCGCTACGGCGACGTCCACCGCTTCTACGCGTGCGGCAACTGGAACGTGCAGCTCGTCGGCGCGGAGGCGAACGAGTTCGTGCTGTTCGATGCCGCCGGCAACTTCTCCTCGGCGGGCGGCTGGGATCCGGTGTTCGGCCGCCACTTCCAGGGCGGGCTGCTGCTGCGTGACGGGGCGGACCACAACCGCCACCGCAAGCTGCTGGCCGCCGCCTTCAAGCAGCACCAGCTGGAAGGCTATCTGCGCATCTTCGATCGCGTGATCCGCGCCGACCAGCCGGAGTGGCGGCAGGGCACGATCGAGACCTACGGCGCGGCGCAGCGGCTGGGCTTCAAGATCGGCTATGCCAGCTTCCTCGGCCGGCCGGAGGCGGACGCGCAGCCGATGGACCTCTGGTCGTTCCGCTCGCTGATGCGCACCAGCACCTCGATCGTCACCTTCCCCTTCCCCGGCAACAGCGAGTGGCGGGCGGCGAAGGCGCACCGCCATGTCGTGGGCCTGATCGACGGCGCCATGGCCGATCCGCTGACCGACTCGCGCGGCGATCTCCTCGCCAACCTGCTCCGCCAGCAGGACGAGCAGGGGCTGACGCGCGAGGAGATCGTCGGCCACATGGTCTTCGTCATCGCCGCCTCATACGACGCCCTTTCCTCGGGCATGACCTCGACGATCTTCCACCTGAGCCAGAATCCGGAGTGGCAGGCGCCGCTGCGCGAGGAACTAACCGGCATCATCGCCGGGCCGGACGACGTGACCCTGGCGAACCTCGCCAGATGCACGCTGGCAGACCGCATCTTCAAGGAGGCGCTGCGGCTGAACGCCGCCGCCCCGGTGCTGTGGCGCCGGGCGCTCGGCGACTGCACGTTCCGGGGCGTGGAGATCCCGTCCGGCACCGTCACCGGCGTCAACCCGATGCTGACCCACCTGCTGCCGGAGATCTGGGGCGAACAGCCGAGCCGCTTCGATCCCGACCATTTCCTGCCCGACCGCGTGCGGGCGCGGCACAAATATGCCTATGTCCCGTTCGGCGGCGGCGCGCACGCCTGCCTCGGCATGAACTATGCCGCGCTGGAGGCCAAGCTGCTGCTGCGCCACATGCTCGACGGCCGACGCATCGAGATGGCGCAGCCCACCGCCCCCAAATTCTACCACTGGCCGAATGCGCGCCCCTTGGGCGGGCTGAAGATCAGGCTGGTGCCGGTCGACGAGTGA
- a CDS encoding helix-turn-helix transcriptional regulator, whose translation MQTVLSDVDRGKAIYRAVQDFAAAAHKLATMQELSDAVADISAWLGFDRFAIVNHVDFGKIVPGIRLTNYPVEFIGRLRELGLTRDPVLRASERAGIGFSWDQIPSLIPLRDGDHAYMREAARHGLVNGFTVPNNVPGEILGSCHFAVGSSDALPRQHFAAAQSVGAFGFEAARRLAGEIAAPGPAPDPAPLSQRQRDCLVQVARGKSDGVIAEILGLRPRTVNEYVEAAKRRYVVATRQQLVVRALFCSEISFSEVLH comes from the coding sequence ATGCAGACCGTTCTGTCAGATGTGGATCGCGGCAAGGCGATCTACCGGGCCGTGCAGGATTTCGCGGCGGCCGCGCACAAGCTGGCGACGATGCAGGAACTGTCCGATGCGGTGGCGGACATCTCGGCGTGGCTCGGCTTCGATCGGTTCGCGATCGTAAACCATGTCGATTTCGGCAAGATCGTGCCGGGCATCCGGCTGACCAACTATCCAGTCGAGTTCATCGGCCGGCTGCGCGAACTGGGCCTGACCCGCGATCCGGTGCTGCGAGCGAGCGAGCGGGCCGGTATCGGCTTCTCGTGGGACCAGATCCCGTCGCTGATCCCGCTGCGCGATGGCGACCACGCCTATATGCGGGAAGCGGCGCGGCACGGGCTGGTGAACGGCTTCACCGTGCCGAACAACGTGCCGGGCGAGATCCTCGGCTCCTGCCACTTCGCCGTCGGGTCCAGCGATGCGCTGCCGCGCCAGCATTTCGCCGCCGCCCAGTCGGTCGGCGCGTTCGGCTTCGAGGCGGCGCGGCGGCTGGCCGGCGAGATCGCGGCGCCGGGGCCGGCACCCGATCCGGCGCCGCTCTCCCAGCGGCAGCGCGACTGCCTGGTGCAGGTGGCGCGCGGCAAGAGCGACGGGGTAATCGCCGAGATACTCGGTCTGCGCCCGCGCACCGTGAACGAATATGTCGAGGCGGCGAAGCGCCGCTACGTGGTGGCGACGCGCCAGCAGCTGGTGGTGCGGGCGCTGTTCTGCAGCGAGATCAGCTTCTCCGAGGTGCTGCACTGA
- a CDS encoding sigma-54 interaction domain-containing protein: MTVAWKPEAIDGGGSRSLLIGESASIRVVRRLIGQVAPTTASVLITGPSGSGKEMVARAIHAESARADGPFIAVNCGAIPRDLLESELFGHEKGAFTGAVTQLRGRFEDADGGTLFLDEIGDMPADMQVKLLRVLEERSVTRVGGRTTISIDTRIISATHRDIGTAIEDQRFREDLYYRLAVFPVHLPSLAERRDDIPLLIEHFLRLFTEPGRPIALTRAALEELSAYRWPGNVRELRNIIERAAILFPGNTIGTEEVALLLRRSPAVRAVEREALWENSSPPAPAPRAADAAAEAPVGGPIDLKWLVAEFEHRHIVDALRRCNGVVADAARHLSLQRTTLIEKMNKYGIARTRG; this comes from the coding sequence ATGACGGTCGCGTGGAAGCCTGAAGCCATCGACGGCGGGGGATCGCGATCGCTGCTGATCGGCGAGAGCGCGTCGATCCGCGTCGTCCGCCGCCTCATCGGCCAGGTCGCGCCCACCACCGCGTCCGTACTCATCACCGGCCCGTCCGGCAGCGGCAAGGAGATGGTGGCCCGCGCCATCCATGCCGAGAGCGCGCGGGCGGACGGGCCGTTCATCGCCGTCAACTGCGGCGCCATCCCGCGCGACCTGCTGGAATCGGAGCTGTTCGGGCACGAGAAGGGCGCCTTCACCGGCGCCGTCACCCAGCTGCGCGGCCGCTTCGAGGATGCCGACGGCGGCACCCTGTTCCTCGACGAGATCGGCGACATGCCGGCCGACATGCAGGTGAAGCTGCTGCGCGTGCTGGAGGAACGATCCGTGACGCGCGTCGGCGGGCGCACCACGATCAGCATCGACACGCGGATCATCTCCGCCACGCATCGCGACATCGGCACCGCGATCGAGGATCAGCGCTTCCGCGAGGATCTCTACTACCGTCTCGCCGTGTTCCCGGTGCACCTGCCGTCGTTGGCCGAGCGGCGCGACGACATCCCGCTGCTGATCGAGCATTTCCTGCGCCTGTTCACCGAGCCCGGCCGGCCGATCGCCCTCACCCGCGCGGCGCTGGAGGAGCTTTCCGCCTATCGCTGGCCGGGCAATGTGCGGGAGCTGCGCAACATCATCGAGCGGGCGGCGATCCTCTTCCCCGGCAATACCATCGGCACCGAGGAGGTCGCCCTGCTGCTGCGCCGCTCGCCGGCGGTGCGCGCGGTGGAGCGGGAGGCGCTGTGGGAGAATTCGTCGCCGCCGGCCCCCGCCCCGCGCGCGGCCGATGCGGCGGCCGAGGCGCCGGTCGGCGGGCCGATCGACCTGAAGTGGCTCGTCGCCGAGTTCGAGCATCGCCACATCGTCGATGCGCTGCGGCGCTGCAACGGCGTCGTCGCCGATGCCGCCCGCCACCTGTCGCTCCAGCGAACGACCCTGATCGAGAAGATGAACAAGTACGGCATTGCGCGCACGCGCGGGTGA
- a CDS encoding glycine zipper 2TM domain-containing protein translates to MRNLILAGMLAAVTLSAVPASAQTPNRDYREDVRDARRDERRDFRDARQDRRDDIRDAREDRRDDRRDDRRDMRQDHRYDGRRDDGRRWDYNRPDPRYGNYRADRYYRDGNYKARRLGANDRIYRGGDNRYYCRRTDGTTGLIVGGVGGGVLGNVIAPGGSKTLGTLLGGAAGAVLGRSIDRNNVTCR, encoded by the coding sequence ATGCGCAACCTCATCCTCGCCGGCATGCTTGCCGCCGTCACCCTGTCCGCCGTGCCCGCATCGGCGCAGACCCCGAACCGCGACTATCGCGAGGACGTGCGTGACGCGCGGCGCGACGAGCGCCGGGATTTCCGCGATGCCCGCCAGGACCGCCGCGACGACATACGCGACGCCCGCGAGGATCGCCGTGACGATCGCCGTGACGACCGCCGCGACATGCGCCAGGATCACCGCTACGATGGCCGGCGCGACGATGGCCGGCGCTGGGATTATAACCGCCCCGATCCGCGCTACGGCAATTACCGCGCCGATCGCTACTATCGCGACGGCAACTACAAGGCGCGCCGCCTGGGCGCGAACGACCGCATCTATCGCGGTGGCGACAATCGCTATTATTGCCGCCGGACGGACGGCACGACCGGCCTGATCGTCGGCGGCGTCGGCGGCGGCGTGCTCGGCAACGTCATCGCCCCGGGCGGTTCGAAGACGCTCGGCACGCTGCTGGGTGGCGCCGCCGGCGCGGTGCTCGGCCGCTCGATCGATCGCAACAACGTCACCTGCCGCTGA
- a CDS encoding thioredoxin domain-containing protein — MRIDYRWTVAALALAVAGCNKPEAVQAPAGGTAAAPAVPAPAGQDWTETVAATPEGGFRMGNPAARVKLIEYGALTCPHCAAFEKEASGPLAEMVRSGNVSWEFRTFLLNGIDVPVSLLARCQGPGPFFKLIEQVYAEQQSWIAKLQTMTPAQQSQIQAVPPEQQPRAVAEAAGLITFFGARGLPESKAIACLTDKAAFTPLEQITKNGVDKDAVTGTPAFVINGQPVKDVASWDMLKPKLDAALAG; from the coding sequence ATGCGTATCGATTATCGCTGGACCGTCGCCGCCCTCGCTCTGGCCGTCGCCGGCTGCAACAAGCCCGAGGCCGTGCAGGCACCCGCCGGCGGCACCGCCGCAGCACCGGCCGTGCCCGCCCCGGCCGGGCAGGACTGGACCGAGACGGTGGCGGCGACGCCCGAAGGCGGCTTCCGCATGGGCAATCCGGCGGCGCGGGTGAAGCTGATCGAATATGGCGCGCTCACCTGCCCGCACTGCGCCGCCTTCGAGAAGGAGGCGAGCGGCCCGCTGGCCGAGATGGTGCGATCCGGCAACGTCAGCTGGGAGTTCCGCACCTTCCTGCTGAACGGCATCGACGTGCCGGTATCGCTGCTGGCGCGCTGCCAGGGGCCGGGGCCGTTCTTCAAGCTGATCGAGCAGGTCTATGCCGAGCAGCAGAGCTGGATCGCCAAGCTGCAGACGATGACGCCGGCGCAGCAGAGCCAGATCCAGGCGGTGCCGCCCGAGCAGCAGCCGCGCGCCGTGGCGGAGGCGGCCGGCCTCATCACCTTCTTCGGCGCGCGCGGCCTGCCGGAGAGCAAGGCGATCGCCTGCCTGACCGACAAGGCCGCCTTCACGCCGCTGGAGCAGATCACGAAGAACGGCGTCGACAAGGATGCCGTCACCGGCACGCCGGCCTTCGTGATCAACGGCCAGCCGGTGAAGGACGTCGCCAGCTGGGACATGCTGAAGCCCAAGCTGGATGCGGCACTCGCCGGCTGA
- a CDS encoding DsbA family protein: MRIAAAAMLSLALLAPAAGAAPAHRAAGGAPARDWSATVTRAPSGGYVLGNPRARLRLVEYASLTCSHCAAFSAEGWPALRANYLRRGLVSLEMRHAVRDRADLAASLLARCAGPRGYFATLERLFAAQADWLPKAAAAPEGDPADTPAAREAALVATADAADLPAIARAAPAAAAACLRNPAEQKALGAMTDEAWGVRHIAGTPTFLINDKMADGSSWKLLEPQIAAALR, from the coding sequence ATGAGGATCGCCGCCGCCGCCATGCTGTCGCTCGCGCTGCTGGCGCCGGCCGCCGGCGCCGCGCCAGCGCACAGGGCCGCAGGTGGCGCGCCGGCGCGCGACTGGTCCGCCACCGTCACGCGCGCACCGTCCGGCGGCTATGTGCTCGGCAACCCGCGGGCGCGGCTGCGCCTCGTCGAATATGCCTCGCTCACCTGCTCGCACTGCGCCGCCTTCTCGGCCGAGGGGTGGCCGGCGCTGCGGGCGAACTATCTGCGGCGCGGGCTGGTGAGCCTGGAGATGCGCCACGCCGTGCGCGACCGCGCCGATCTCGCCGCCTCGCTGCTGGCGCGCTGCGCCGGGCCGCGCGGCTATTTCGCCACGCTGGAGCGGCTGTTCGCGGCGCAGGCCGACTGGCTGCCGAAAGCCGCCGCCGCGCCGGAGGGCGACCCCGCCGACACGCCCGCCGCGCGCGAGGCGGCGCTGGTCGCCACCGCCGATGCCGCCGACCTGCCGGCGATCGCCCGCGCCGCGCCGGCGGCGGCCGCCGCCTGCCTGCGCAACCCGGCCGAGCAGAAGGCGCTGGGAGCGATGACCGACGAGGCCTGGGGCGTGCGCCACATCGCCGGCACGCCGACCTTCCTGATCAACGACAAGATGGCGGACGGCTCCAGCTGGAAACTGCTGGAGCCGCAGATCGCCGCCGCCCTCCGCTAA
- a CDS encoding DUF721 domain-containing protein, which translates to MTKRKVDRPGAEPEAKRGGAARAVGAIVPDVGRASFRRFGFVQSSVVSRWPEIVGDRYAGVSTPESIRFPHGKRAEGVLTLVVDGAHAPMMQHVAPAIVERVNRFFGYQAVARVAFRQAAAAPPPPAPRRAPPSLRPVPVELGDSLRAIGDPELRACLASLAGALAASTGVPMIEAKDVE; encoded by the coding sequence ATGACGAAACGGAAAGTGGACAGGCCCGGCGCGGAACCGGAAGCGAAGCGTGGCGGCGCGGCGCGCGCGGTGGGCGCGATCGTGCCCGATGTCGGCCGCGCCTCCTTCCGCCGCTTCGGCTTCGTCCAGTCCTCTGTGGTGAGCCGCTGGCCGGAGATCGTCGGCGATCGCTACGCCGGCGTCTCCACCCCCGAATCGATCCGCTTCCCGCACGGCAAGCGCGCGGAGGGCGTGCTGACCCTGGTGGTGGACGGCGCCCACGCGCCGATGATGCAGCATGTCGCCCCGGCGATCGTCGAGCGGGTGAACCGCTTCTTCGGCTATCAGGCGGTCGCCCGCGTCGCCTTCCGCCAGGCCGCCGCCGCGCCGCCGCCGCCCGCGCCCCGCCGCGCCCCGCCGTCGCTGCGGCCGGTGCCGGTGGAGCTGGGCGACAGCCTGCGGGCGATCGGCGATCCGGAGCTGCGCGCCTGTCTCGCCTCGCTGGCGGGGGCGCTCGCCGCCTCCACCGGCGTGCCCATGATCGAAGCGAAGGACGTGGAATGA
- a CDS encoding A/G-specific adenine glycosylase translates to MFVDAAAALLSWYDVHARTLPWRAPPGAPAADPYRVWLSEVMLQQTTVAAARAYFLRFTERWPTVESLAAAGEEAVMAAWAGLGYYARARNMLACARAVAAAGGRFPDTEAGLIALPGIGRYTAAAIAAIAFGRRAVVVDANVERVVARLFAIETPLPAARAAIHAAADAITPDARAGDFAQAMMDLGATICTPRAPACAICPLREGCAGVRTGAPERLPVKPAKRARPRRHGTAFWLERDGHVLLHRRPAKGLLGGMRALPSGPWTPADADMADTAADGGMADAPAAAAWRAVGRVEHVFTHFALDLAVVAAEAEGRHAAGDAGEGEWWPVDRIAEAGLPTLFAKAATLACAARSRPAPGDQP, encoded by the coding sequence ATGTTCGTCGATGCCGCCGCGGCCCTTCTGTCATGGTATGACGTCCACGCCCGCACGCTGCCGTGGCGGGCGCCCCCCGGCGCGCCCGCTGCCGACCCCTATCGCGTCTGGCTGTCGGAGGTTATGCTGCAGCAGACCACCGTCGCCGCCGCCCGCGCCTACTTCCTGCGCTTCACCGAACGCTGGCCCACCGTCGAGTCGCTGGCCGCCGCCGGCGAGGAGGCGGTGATGGCCGCCTGGGCGGGCCTCGGCTATTATGCGCGGGCCCGCAACATGCTGGCGTGCGCGCGCGCAGTGGCGGCGGCCGGCGGCCGCTTTCCGGATACGGAAGCCGGGCTGATCGCGCTGCCCGGCATCGGCCGCTACACCGCAGCCGCCATCGCCGCGATCGCCTTCGGCCGGCGCGCGGTGGTGGTGGACGCCAATGTCGAGCGGGTCGTCGCCCGCCTGTTCGCGATCGAGACGCCGCTGCCGGCGGCGCGCGCCGCGATCCACGCCGCCGCAGATGCGATCACGCCGGATGCGCGCGCCGGCGATTTCGCGCAGGCGATGATGGATCTGGGCGCCACCATCTGCACCCCCCGCGCGCCCGCCTGCGCGATCTGTCCGCTGCGGGAAGGGTGCGCCGGCGTGCGCACCGGCGCGCCGGAACGGCTGCCGGTGAAGCCGGCGAAGCGCGCCCGGCCGCGCCGCCACGGCACCGCCTTCTGGCTGGAGCGGGACGGCCACGTCCTCCTCCACCGCCGCCCGGCCAAGGGGCTGCTCGGCGGGATGCGGGCGCTGCCCAGCGGCCCGTGGACGCCCGCCGACGCCGATATGGCGGACACGGCCGCCGACGGCGGCATGGCCGACGCGCCCGCCGCCGCCGCGTGGCGGGCGGTGGGGCGGGTGGAGCATGTGTTCACCCACTTCGCCCTCGATCTCGCCGTCGTCGCCGCCGAGGCGGAGGGGCGCCACGCGGCCGGCGACGCGGGCGAGGGCGAATGGTGGCCGGTCGATCGCATCGCCGAGGCCGGCCTGCCCACCCTGTTCGCCAAGGCGGCCACCCTCGCCTGCGCCGCCCGCTCCCGCCCTGCTCCTGGAGACCAGCCTTGA
- the nudC gene encoding NAD(+) diphosphatase, translated as MTDLTPGFTGSPLDRLDHERDDPAALAAHIANPRARLLLLDGLDPIVGADGTLAWGSLADAPADAELALLGLIEGTPRFAALTMPPADRGAYPIFALLAALPPGEAATYAAARSLIGWHARNHFCARCGTPTAVMRAGWARRCTVCDEEHFPRTDPVVIMLAEHGGRVLVGRQPRFPAGRYSALAGFLEVGESLEEAVARELHEEAGVRATAVRYVASQPWPFPSSLMIACIAEVASDEIVLDTKELDHAMWVTREDVAASLAGDPAAPFIAPPAYAIAHTLFVAWLAGR; from the coding sequence TTGACCGATCTCACCCCCGGCTTCACCGGCTCGCCGCTCGACCGGCTCGATCACGAGCGCGACGATCCGGCGGCGCTGGCCGCCCATATCGCGAACCCGCGCGCCCGGCTGCTGCTGCTCGACGGGCTCGATCCGATCGTGGGCGCGGACGGCACGCTAGCCTGGGGATCGCTGGCCGATGCGCCGGCGGACGCGGAACTCGCGCTGCTCGGCCTGATCGAGGGCACGCCGCGCTTCGCCGCATTGACGATGCCGCCGGCCGATCGCGGCGCCTACCCGATCTTCGCCCTGCTCGCCGCGCTGCCGCCGGGCGAGGCGGCCACCTATGCCGCCGCCCGCAGCCTGATCGGCTGGCATGCGCGCAACCATTTCTGCGCCCGTTGCGGCACCCCCACGGCGGTGATGCGCGCCGGCTGGGCACGACGCTGCACCGTGTGCGACGAGGAGCATTTCCCGCGCACCGACCCCGTCGTCATCATGCTGGCCGAACATGGCGGGCGGGTGCTGGTGGGCCGCCAGCCGCGCTTCCCGGCCGGGCGCTACTCGGCGCTCGCCGGCTTCCTGGAGGTGGGCGAATCGCTGGAAGAGGCGGTCGCGCGGGAACTGCACGAGGAGGCGGGCGTGCGGGCGACGGCCGTGCGCTACGTCGCCAGCCAGCCCTGGCCGTTCCCCTCCTCGCTGATGATCGCCTGCATCGCCGAGGTCGCCTCCGACGAGATCGTGCTCGACACCAAGGAGCTGGACCATGCGATGTGGGTCACGCGCGAGGATGTCGCCGCCTCGCTCGCCGGCGATCCCGCCGCGCCGTTCATCGCGCCGCCGGCCTATGCCATCGCGCATACGCTGTTCGTGGCGTGGCTGGCCGGAAGATAG
- a CDS encoding prephenate dehydratase, translating into MESYPAPARALVAEMTAAAAAAPERAVAFQGAPGANSHIAVAEAFPQGLALPCFSFEDAIDAVREQRADCAMIPIENSLHGRVADMHFLLPESGLVITGEHFLPIRYALMGLDPAAVIAEVTSHPQALGQCRHWLRRRGLRPIPYPDTAGAAALVAERGDPQTAAIAPRAAAALYGLHILAEGLEDEAHNMTRFVVLALDQPDRPPAARSMTTLIFAVKNVPAALYKAMGGFATNGINMTKLESYQRGDSFAATEFYADIEGHPDDAAVRRAIEELAFHTKWVRILGTYPQSRERKLG; encoded by the coding sequence ATGGAAAGCTATCCCGCACCCGCCCGCGCGCTCGTCGCGGAGATGACCGCCGCCGCGGCCGCCGCGCCGGAACGCGCCGTGGCCTTCCAGGGGGCGCCGGGCGCGAACTCGCACATCGCGGTGGCGGAAGCGTTTCCGCAGGGGCTGGCGCTGCCCTGCTTCAGCTTCGAGGATGCGATCGACGCGGTGCGCGAGCAGCGGGCCGACTGCGCGATGATCCCGATCGAGAATTCGCTGCACGGCCGCGTGGCGGACATGCACTTCCTGCTGCCGGAATCGGGGCTGGTGATCACCGGCGAGCATTTCCTGCCGATCCGCTACGCGCTGATGGGGCTGGATCCGGCGGCCGTGATCGCGGAGGTGACGAGCCATCCGCAGGCGCTGGGCCAGTGCCGCCACTGGCTGCGCAGGCGCGGGCTGCGCCCGATCCCCTATCCCGACACCGCCGGCGCCGCCGCGCTGGTGGCGGAGCGCGGCGACCCGCAGACGGCGGCCATCGCGCCGCGCGCCGCAGCCGCGCTGTACGGCCTGCACATCCTGGCCGAGGGGCTGGAGGACGAGGCGCACAACATGACCCGCTTCGTCGTGCTGGCGCTGGACCAGCCGGATCGCCCGCCGGCCGCGCGATCGATGACGACGCTGATCTTCGCGGTGAAGAACGTGCCGGCCGCGCTCTACAAGGCGATGGGCGGCTTCGCCACGAACGGCATCAACATGACGAAGCTGGAAAGCTACCAGCGCGGCGACAGCTTTGCCGCGACCGAGTTCTACGCCGATATCGAGGGGCATCCGGACGACGCCGCCGTGCGCCGTGCGATCGAGGAACTGGCGTTCCACACCAAGTGGGTCCGCATCCTGGGCACCTATCCGCAGTCGCGGGAGCGCAAGCTGGGCTAG
- a CDS encoding potassium transporter Kup, whose translation MSVNGAAVTDLPMQHVEHGGSGHEKAGLMSLAVGAIGVVYGDIGTSPLYAMKEIFVGHHRLVVDPLHIYGVLSLIFWSLILIVTIKYVLLILRADNKGEGGSLALLALIQRRTGGGRWTAGLVLLGVLATALFFGDCMITPAISVLSAIEGLTVVEPSFTPFVLPLALAILIGLFVLQSHGTALIGRFFGPIMLVYFFALGVLGVMSIIQNPEVLWALNPVWGVRFFLHDHVLAFLALGSVVLAVTGAEALYADMGHFGRKPISVAWLWLVFPMLMVNYLGQGALLLRAPEAAENPFFLMAPDQWRLPLVILATMATVIASQAVITGAFSVVQQAVQLGLMPRVRIAHTSASAAGQIYVPSANWALMIMVMLLVLMFRESSNLAAAYGIAVTGTMFISTCMLAVLVFRVWNWPKLVAGLFIAVFLLVDGVYFTSNLTKVPDGGWFPLLVGSIAFVMLTTWARGRQLMIARMREAAMPVKVFVKSAANSAVRVPGTAVFMTSSADGVPHALLHNLKHNKVLHERVLLLTVKIEDVPYVGQQARTSSLEDLGQGFYRLILRYGFMQDPDVPAALADTTQCGPQFKMMDTSFFLARQTLIASSRPGMAIWREKLFAWMLRNAESAMEFFRLPTNRVVELGSQVEI comes from the coding sequence ATGAGCGTCAACGGGGCAGCCGTTACCGATCTACCGATGCAGCATGTCGAGCATGGCGGGTCCGGCCACGAGAAGGCCGGGCTGATGTCGCTCGCCGTGGGCGCGATCGGCGTGGTCTATGGCGATATCGGCACCAGCCCGCTCTACGCGATGAAGGAGATCTTCGTCGGCCACCACCGGCTGGTCGTCGATCCGCTGCACATCTACGGCGTGCTCAGCCTGATCTTCTGGTCGCTGATCCTGATCGTCACGATCAAATATGTCCTCCTGATCCTCCGCGCGGACAATAAGGGCGAGGGCGGCAGCCTGGCGCTGCTGGCGCTGATCCAGCGGCGCACCGGCGGCGGCCGCTGGACGGCGGGGCTCGTGCTGCTGGGCGTGCTGGCGACGGCGCTGTTCTTCGGCGACTGCATGATCACGCCGGCCATCTCGGTGCTGTCGGCGATCGAGGGCCTGACGGTGGTGGAGCCCAGCTTCACGCCCTTCGTGCTGCCGCTGGCGCTGGCCATCCTGATCGGCCTGTTCGTGCTGCAATCGCACGGCACCGCGCTGATCGGGCGGTTCTTTGGCCCGATCATGCTCGTCTACTTCTTCGCGCTCGGCGTGCTCGGCGTGATGAGCATTATCCAGAATCCGGAAGTGCTGTGGGCGCTGAACCCGGTATGGGGCGTGCGCTTCTTCCTGCACGATCACGTCCTCGCCTTCCTCGCGCTCGGCTCGGTCGTGCTCGCGGTGACGGGGGCGGAGGCGCTGTACGCCGACATGGGCCATTTCGGCCGCAAGCCCATCTCCGTCGCGTGGCTGTGGCTCGTCTTTCCGATGCTGATGGTGAACTATCTGGGGCAGGGCGCGCTGCTGCTGCGCGCGCCGGAAGCGGCGGAGAATCCCTTCTTCCTGATGGCGCCCGATCAGTGGCGCCTGCCGCTGGTCATCCTGGCGACGATGGCCACGGTGATCGCCAGCCAGGCGGTGATCACCGGCGCCTTCTCGGTGGTGCAGCAGGCGGTGCAGCTGGGTCTGATGCCGCGCGTGCGGATCGCCCACACCAGCGCGTCCGCCGCCGGGCAGATCTACGTGCCCAGCGCCAACTGGGCGCTGATGATCATGGTGATGCTGCTCGTCCTGATGTTCCGCGAATCGTCCAACCTGGCGGCGGCCTACGGCATCGCCGTCACCGGCACGATGTTCATCAGCACCTGCATGCTGGCGGTGCTGGTGTTCCGCGTGTGGAACTGGCCGAAGCTGGTGGCGGGGCTGTTCATCGCCGTGTTCCTGCTGGTGGACGGCGTCTACTTCACCTCGAATCTCACCAAGGTGCCGGATGGAGGCTGGTTCCCGCTGCTCGTCGGCTCGATCGCGTTCGTCATGCTCACCACCTGGGCGCGCGGCCGGCAGCTGATGATCGCGCGGATGCGCGAGGCGGCGATGCCGGTGAAGGTGTTCGTGAAGTCGGCCGCCAATTCCGCCGTGCGGGTGCCGGGCACGGCCGTGTTCATGACCTCCTCGGCAGACGGCGTGCCGCACGCGCTGCTCCACAACCTCAAGCACAACAAGGTGCTGCACGAGCGGGTGCTGCTGCTGACGGTGAAGATCGAGGACGTGCCCTATGTGGGCCAGCAGGCGCGCACCTCCTCGCTGGAGGATCTCGGCCAGGGCTTCTACCGGCTGATCCTGCGCTACGGCTTCATGCAGGATCCGGACGTGCCGGCGGCGCTGGCGGACACCACCCAGTGCGGCCCGCAGTTCAAGATGATGGACACCAGCTTCTTCCTCGCCCGCCAGACCCTGATCGCGTCCTCCCGCCCCGGCATGGCGATCTGGCGCGAGAAGCTGTTCGCCTGGATGCTGCGCAACGCGGAAAGCGCCATGGAATTCTTCCGCCTGCCGACGAATCGCGTGGTGGAACTGGGCAGCCAGGTGGAGATCTGA